Proteins encoded within one genomic window of Bdellovibrio bacteriovorus:
- the add gene encoding adenosine deaminase, with protein sequence MEKLYSHNIRDILKVELHRHLDCSVRWSTLIELAPQVGIPLAKTTQGQKDQFLITGPMKDLGTVLNKFLNAQKVLASEEILTRIAFEACEDAYNDGVRLLELRYAPTFIADGHKSLTYEKIHKSLHKGIEMARKTYPMAIGLICIIQRIKPYEVAEEVVDFAIDHKDSFLALDLADNEEGFDPKIFAPLFQKAKKAGLHITVHSGEAPNSATWVRDSIEILGAERIGHGIQIINNPDVLNFVRDRKIPLEVCPISNYLTQSFKTYEEHPIRKLMEQGILVTINSDDPGVFATQLSDDYEVLHRVHGFSKEDFKRCNQVSFDASFFPEAEKNRFMSEFFG encoded by the coding sequence ATGGAAAAACTTTATTCCCATAATATTCGCGACATCCTGAAGGTGGAATTGCACCGCCATTTAGACTGCTCAGTGCGTTGGAGTACACTCATCGAACTGGCCCCGCAGGTCGGAATTCCCCTGGCTAAGACGACTCAAGGTCAAAAAGACCAATTTCTGATCACGGGTCCCATGAAAGACCTCGGCACCGTGCTAAACAAATTCCTGAATGCACAAAAAGTTTTAGCCAGCGAGGAAATCCTGACTCGCATTGCTTTTGAGGCCTGCGAAGACGCCTATAACGATGGAGTTCGCCTTTTGGAACTTCGTTATGCTCCGACCTTCATCGCCGATGGCCACAAATCATTAACTTATGAAAAGATTCACAAGTCTTTGCACAAAGGCATTGAGATGGCTCGCAAAACATATCCCATGGCTATCGGACTTATTTGCATCATTCAAAGAATCAAACCTTATGAAGTGGCTGAGGAAGTCGTGGATTTTGCAATTGATCACAAAGACAGCTTCTTGGCTTTGGATCTCGCTGATAACGAGGAAGGCTTTGACCCCAAAATCTTTGCACCACTTTTTCAAAAAGCCAAAAAAGCCGGCCTGCATATCACGGTCCATTCGGGCGAAGCACCGAATTCGGCGACCTGGGTTCGCGACAGCATTGAAATCTTAGGGGCCGAACGCATCGGGCACGGCATTCAGATTATCAACAATCCCGACGTGTTAAACTTCGTGCGTGACCGAAAAATTCCCTTGGAAGTTTGCCCGATCAGCAATTATCTGACACAAAGTTTTAAAACCTACGAAGAACATCCGATTCGTAAATTGATGGAGCAAGGAATTCTTGTGACCATCAACTCGGATGACCCAGGTGTTTTTGCGACGCAATTAAGTGATGACTATGAAGTTCTTCATCGCGTGCATGGTTTCAGCAAAGAAGACTTCAAACGCTGCAATCAAGTTTCCTTTGATGCGAGCTTCTTTCCTGAAGCCGAAAAGAATCGTTTTATGTCGGAGTTTTTTGGATGA
- a CDS encoding DUF6624 domain-containing protein has translation MNEKLKEELLHLIREDEATREVLASTGELFHGYHPAMEKVHLRNADKLKKLIEDNKGFPTIDQVGEDACVAALRIVLHAISLPDFMRAQEQVLVDLAKQNKVPKSYVAILVDRIRFYEGRKQIYATNADWDENGILRITEVEDPEQLNQRRHQMGLTPLESLVVTPQDGEYHPPDPAKRHQEFLEWTRKTGWRSLT, from the coding sequence ATGAACGAAAAACTAAAAGAAGAGCTTTTGCATCTGATTCGTGAAGACGAAGCGACACGAGAAGTTCTGGCAAGCACGGGAGAACTTTTTCACGGCTACCATCCCGCAATGGAGAAAGTGCATCTTCGAAATGCCGATAAGCTAAAAAAACTGATTGAAGACAATAAGGGCTTTCCGACCATAGACCAAGTTGGTGAAGATGCTTGCGTGGCTGCTTTAAGAATTGTTCTTCATGCCATCAGCTTGCCTGATTTTATGCGGGCCCAAGAGCAAGTGCTGGTGGATCTTGCCAAACAAAATAAAGTCCCAAAATCTTACGTCGCTATTCTTGTGGATCGCATTCGTTTTTACGAAGGTCGTAAGCAGATTTATGCGACTAATGCCGACTGGGACGAAAACGGAATTCTACGAATCACCGAAGTGGAAGATCCAGAACAATTAAACCAACGCCGACATCAAATGGGACTGACACCTTTAGAAAGTTTGGTCGTGACACCTCAGGACGGAGAATACCATCCTCCCGACCCTGCTAAGCGCCATCAAGAGTTTCTTGAATGGACGCGCAAAACAGGCTGGCGGTCTCTAACCTAG
- the hmgA gene encoding homogentisate 1,2-dioxygenase, producing the protein METQYLSGFGNHFSSEARSGALPLEQNSPQVAPLGLYPEQLSGSAFTAPRHHNMYTWLYRIRPSVMHKAFKPLKELTQKTFFKPQHINPNQMRWNATSDTAGNFVEGIRTVCGNGSAYEQRGLHVHLYSFNQDMGNKYFMNADGDFLFVPQAGSVQIKTELGIIEAEPGEIVLVPRGMKFQVNPLKGGNCKGYIGENFGAPFRLPELGPIGANGLAHRRHFLTPVAAFEDKEGSFELIGKFNNDLWVAEMGHSPLDVVAWHGNYVPFKYDLRKFNTVNTVSYDHPDPSIFTVLTSTSDTPGTANVDFAIFPPRWMVAEHTFRPPYFHRNCMSEYMGLIYGEYDAKTAGGFVPGGGSLHNFYSAHGPDVDAFEKASKADLKPHKIVDTMAFMFESRVPYMVTDFAMGKGFIQEDYQDCWQSFKKNFK; encoded by the coding sequence ATGGAAACACAATACTTATCAGGCTTTGGTAATCACTTTTCGTCAGAAGCTCGCTCCGGTGCGCTTCCTTTAGAACAAAATTCTCCGCAAGTAGCTCCCTTGGGACTTTATCCAGAGCAACTGAGTGGTTCCGCATTCACGGCTCCCCGTCATCACAATATGTATACCTGGCTTTATCGCATTCGCCCTTCGGTGATGCACAAAGCCTTTAAGCCGTTAAAAGAGCTGACACAGAAAACATTCTTTAAGCCTCAGCATATCAACCCGAATCAAATGCGCTGGAATGCCACAAGCGACACTGCTGGAAACTTCGTCGAAGGAATCCGCACGGTGTGCGGTAATGGCTCTGCTTACGAACAGCGCGGCCTGCACGTTCATCTTTATTCCTTCAATCAAGACATGGGGAATAAGTATTTCATGAATGCCGATGGCGATTTCCTTTTTGTTCCGCAAGCAGGTTCTGTGCAAATCAAAACCGAATTGGGAATCATCGAAGCAGAACCAGGTGAAATCGTTTTAGTCCCTCGAGGAATGAAATTTCAAGTGAATCCACTGAAAGGTGGAAACTGCAAAGGCTATATCGGCGAAAACTTCGGCGCGCCTTTCCGTCTTCCTGAGCTGGGTCCGATTGGTGCCAATGGCTTAGCTCATCGTCGTCACTTCTTAACTCCGGTGGCAGCTTTTGAAGATAAAGAAGGTTCTTTTGAATTGATCGGTAAATTCAACAACGACTTGTGGGTGGCCGAGATGGGTCATTCTCCATTGGATGTCGTTGCATGGCACGGGAACTATGTTCCTTTCAAATATGACCTTCGTAAATTCAACACTGTGAACACAGTCAGCTACGATCATCCAGATCCTTCGATCTTCACGGTTCTTACCTCTACAAGTGATACACCGGGAACAGCGAACGTGGATTTTGCCATCTTCCCACCACGCTGGATGGTGGCAGAACATACATTCCGTCCCCCTTACTTCCATAGAAACTGCATGAGTGAATACATGGGACTCATCTATGGTGAGTACGACGCAAAAACGGCGGGAGGTTTTGTTCCTGGCGGTGGAAGTTTGCACAACTTCTATTCTGCTCACGGACCTGATGTCGATGCGTTTGAAAAAGCGAGCAAGGCGGACTTAAAGCCACATAAAATTGTCGATACAATGGCCTTTATGTTTGAATCTCGCGTTCCTTACATGGTGACGGACTTCGCAATGGGTAAAGGTTTTATCCAAGAAGACTACCAAGACTGCTGGCAGAGCTTTAAAAAGAATTTCAAATAG
- a CDS encoding beta strand repeat-containing protein: MKSGTCLSFIVGFVLTLALYAQASPNALTYQGRILNVNGQPLEHNNVSFLFEITSPNGNCVIYREQKDGVSMLNSRGVFDVPIGSGNKLFPADPLFTLLDSFNNSSPQNCYGGGAPYVPSSGDIRLLKVQFHDGSGWRVISPSNEIRTVPYAAYAHSAEKLGTKTENDFVVKTGVPTCAANEFLKWNGSALVCAPVSGASSGTVTTVTSANSYVTIVNNTSTPLVTLNVGSTTGTVAAGDDARFSDARTPKGTAGGDLSGTYPNPSVAKIQNISISSTAPTSNQFFKFDGTQWSGASIGMSDVTNLNSTLNNYLLKSSFDGYVSSAGCLPHQTMYWSAVLGFQCQSINVSVAGDVSGTIGSVSVNRIKGVDVDTTGLTSGQILKYDGTKWAPASDSNGGGTVTNIATGTGLSGGPITGTGTISLADTAVTAGSYTRANITVDAQGRLTAASSGSALNLGTEVTGTLPIANGGTGQTSALSAFNALSPLTTKGDLLIRNDTNNARLPVGANGQILSANSATASGLEWITPSYGTVTNVTGTAPISVASGTTAPVISISDATTAAKGAVRVGAGIAVSSGTISADPANFPSTVPVTKGGTGSTTFTANRLIASDGTGSTLSTFNCAVGQLVSFDSTGMMTCSSFTTGSVFIQDGNSFAANATIGTNDAFALNLETNNQARMTLTSDGNVGIGTATPHTTALLDLSSAAKGFLPPRMTRAQRNAITGAPQGLVIYNTDDNTVDYYNGANWFSLNGSPKFMKRGMSGYQTVDQNSIVAFTSTLANNGMTTTSNGINLKAGVTYRLEASLNTYQSDGNGYLGYVFFNGTTTFGSPAYTDEPDSVGAYGFKSSLLEIYTPSTDQTVYVRISDDNIGAGQVTPNYNTYFMATELVPSGPGGGGSDNLGNHAATQNINLGTHWISGDGTSNGIRVDSTGNVGVKTASPTASLEVTGDVKISGQIVNNAWIDVAAFTNSWTAYSPIAGVAAPGYRKGKDGRVYLRGCMAPGTWGNPAFTFPVGYRPSTHMTLNLTAYSGTAGTAVAVYAWIYTDGGFRPWIANGATWICMDGTSFPTD; this comes from the coding sequence ATGAAATCCGGTACGTGCTTGTCTTTCATAGTTGGCTTTGTGCTAACCCTTGCTTTATACGCACAGGCTTCGCCGAATGCGTTGACATATCAGGGTCGCATCCTGAATGTGAACGGCCAACCTTTAGAACACAACAACGTCAGCTTTTTATTTGAAATCACAAGTCCTAATGGGAACTGCGTTATCTATCGTGAACAAAAAGATGGCGTCAGTATGCTGAACTCTCGCGGTGTGTTTGACGTTCCCATTGGTTCAGGGAATAAGCTCTTTCCCGCGGATCCTCTTTTCACTCTTTTAGACTCTTTCAATAATTCTTCGCCTCAAAACTGTTATGGTGGTGGTGCTCCTTATGTTCCTAGTTCCGGCGACATTCGTCTTTTAAAAGTTCAGTTTCACGACGGCTCCGGCTGGAGAGTGATTTCACCTTCCAACGAAATTCGCACCGTGCCTTATGCGGCCTATGCCCATTCGGCCGAAAAGCTGGGAACAAAAACTGAAAATGATTTCGTTGTAAAAACCGGTGTTCCCACTTGTGCGGCCAATGAATTCTTAAAATGGAATGGATCTGCTTTAGTCTGTGCACCCGTCAGTGGTGCTAGTAGCGGAACTGTAACTACTGTCACGTCGGCAAATTCCTACGTGACGATAGTAAATAACACTTCGACTCCTCTTGTGACGTTGAATGTGGGATCAACGACTGGAACAGTCGCTGCCGGAGACGACGCCCGCTTCAGTGATGCGCGCACGCCCAAAGGAACCGCCGGCGGAGATTTAAGCGGCACCTATCCGAATCCTTCTGTTGCAAAAATTCAAAACATATCGATTTCAAGTACGGCGCCTACATCCAACCAGTTTTTCAAATTTGATGGAACTCAATGGTCTGGCGCCAGTATTGGCATGAGTGACGTGACAAATTTAAACTCGACCTTGAACAACTATCTTTTGAAATCAAGTTTTGATGGATATGTCAGCTCTGCAGGATGTTTGCCTCATCAAACTATGTACTGGAGTGCCGTGCTGGGATTTCAGTGTCAATCCATCAACGTCTCTGTTGCCGGAGACGTCAGTGGCACAATTGGTTCTGTGTCTGTGAATAGAATCAAAGGCGTTGATGTCGACACGACCGGTTTAACTTCAGGACAAATTCTGAAATACGATGGCACAAAATGGGCGCCCGCGAGCGATAGTAACGGCGGAGGCACCGTCACTAATATTGCGACGGGGACTGGCTTATCGGGAGGACCCATCACCGGAACAGGGACGATATCCCTAGCTGACACCGCTGTGACTGCGGGATCTTACACACGAGCCAATATCACGGTCGATGCTCAAGGTCGCTTAACAGCAGCAAGCAGTGGTTCCGCTCTCAATCTTGGCACTGAAGTTACGGGCACATTACCCATTGCGAATGGGGGAACAGGACAGACTTCCGCACTTTCTGCCTTCAACGCCCTTTCTCCTCTTACCACGAAAGGTGATCTTCTTATTCGCAACGATACTAACAATGCTCGCCTTCCGGTCGGTGCAAATGGACAGATACTTTCTGCGAATTCTGCAACCGCCTCCGGCCTTGAATGGATCACACCTTCATACGGAACCGTAACTAACGTGACTGGAACGGCGCCTATTTCTGTCGCCTCGGGCACAACGGCTCCGGTCATTTCAATCAGCGATGCCACAACCGCAGCTAAAGGTGCGGTGCGAGTTGGTGCCGGTATCGCCGTGTCTTCAGGCACGATCAGCGCAGACCCTGCTAATTTTCCTTCCACGGTGCCGGTGACCAAAGGTGGAACGGGCTCGACGACTTTCACGGCAAACAGATTGATCGCATCGGATGGAACGGGCTCGACACTTTCCACTTTCAATTGCGCTGTGGGGCAACTGGTTTCTTTTGATTCCACCGGAATGATGACGTGCTCCTCATTTACGACGGGATCTGTTTTTATTCAAGATGGAAACTCTTTCGCAGCAAACGCAACAATCGGAACAAACGATGCCTTTGCTTTAAATCTTGAAACCAACAATCAAGCCAGAATGACTCTGACTTCCGATGGAAATGTCGGTATCGGAACGGCGACTCCACACACCACCGCTTTGCTAGATCTTTCATCCGCAGCGAAAGGTTTCTTGCCACCGCGGATGACTCGTGCACAACGAAATGCAATCACAGGAGCACCTCAAGGATTGGTCATCTATAACACCGATGACAATACGGTTGATTACTATAATGGCGCAAATTGGTTTTCGTTGAATGGGTCTCCAAAATTTATGAAACGCGGAATGTCTGGCTATCAAACTGTCGATCAGAATTCTATAGTCGCATTTACTTCTACATTGGCGAATAACGGCATGACCACAACAAGCAACGGGATCAATCTTAAAGCCGGCGTCACTTATCGTCTTGAGGCCTCGCTGAACACTTATCAAAGTGATGGCAATGGATATTTAGGTTACGTGTTCTTCAATGGCACGACCACCTTTGGTTCCCCGGCCTACACGGACGAACCTGACTCTGTGGGTGCCTATGGATTTAAATCAAGTCTGCTGGAAATTTACACTCCTTCAACAGATCAAACAGTTTATGTTCGCATCAGTGACGACAACATCGGAGCCGGCCAAGTCACTCCGAACTACAATACTTATTTCATGGCAACCGAACTTGTGCCATCGGGCCCCGGCGGTGGGGGCAGCGACAATCTTGGAAACCACGCAGCCACACAGAATATTAATTTAGGTACACACTGGATTTCTGGAGACGGCACTTCCAATGGAATTCGTGTCGATAGCACCGGCAATGTCGGTGTTAAAACGGCGTCACCAACGGCTTCATTAGAAGTTACCGGCGATGTTAAAATCTCGGGTCAAATTGTGAATAATGCGTGGATCGATGTCGCGGCCTTTACGAACTCCTGGACAGCCTATTCTCCGATCGCAGGTGTTGCGGCTCCAGGTTACCGGAAAGGCAAAGATGGAAGAGTCTATCTGCGTGGGTGCATGGCTCCTGGAACTTGGGGAAATCCTGCCTTCACCTTTCCCGTTGGATACAGACCCAGCACGCATATGACATTAAACCTGACAGCTTATTCCGGTACAGCGGGAACAGCTGTAGCCGTCTATGCTTGGATCTACACCGACGGAGGCTTCAGACCCTGGATAGCAAACGGAGCTACTTGGATTTGCATGGATGGAACGAGTTTTCCAACGGATTGA
- a CDS encoding pre-toxin TG domain-containing protein encodes MSRKEPSFRHFLRLALSLILTIQILFPYKAFSYDEDHESGDDRDLPGVLCIGRCEGEGGYEDGRDRDDGGNQGGGGQADYDDQSPDDHQDHGDSGDWDRDDRDRHDDRHTQNGDRNDRNNAKYGERVLQHGDRDRGDGVIFVRDHRGNVYYRGEPAWVEETDQGDFYHPDHRDLYFDTKNNVFVKSVDQSRLLPLEGLKACVANDSCSSRGYRADWWNYSQSPDFENGEQAGDWLEVSAFYEKQFEIKKQLNKAYSNPAVRSSSAKYAVLREADFLHGQARQAYIQSRREEAEALQRGAKELAFFLTDVGISVSPLGWAKDAYELITGTRLLDGKKLTDGERLAAGIGVMMPGVAGLAFAGMKIIARNPLTRQGISKAIVEVEKIGELLGDLKPVRFKEGRNTAEVAIIGRDMNYVKEAEGRLQSAGLKTRTFTPSTAAKDDLAADFARNGNKLVGYDDVPATQVYKEDMAWTDKVLQDDISVVDIGNPSHKKEASRFYDDEVRKIFGVKK; translated from the coding sequence ATGTCTCGCAAAGAACCTAGCTTCCGTCATTTTCTGCGATTAGCTCTCAGTCTTATTCTAACCATTCAGATCTTATTTCCCTATAAGGCCTTTTCTTATGACGAAGACCATGAAAGTGGAGATGACAGGGATCTTCCCGGTGTTCTTTGTATCGGGCGCTGCGAAGGCGAAGGTGGCTATGAAGACGGCAGGGATCGCGACGACGGTGGCAATCAAGGTGGCGGAGGCCAAGCAGATTACGATGATCAGAGCCCGGATGATCATCAGGACCACGGCGACAGTGGTGATTGGGATCGGGATGATCGAGACCGACATGACGACCGCCATACTCAAAACGGTGATCGAAACGATAGAAATAATGCAAAATACGGTGAACGCGTTTTACAACACGGAGATAGAGACCGTGGCGACGGAGTTATTTTCGTAAGAGATCATCGAGGGAACGTTTATTATCGCGGGGAACCGGCTTGGGTGGAAGAAACTGATCAAGGAGATTTTTACCATCCGGATCATCGTGATTTGTATTTTGATACAAAAAATAATGTCTTCGTAAAATCCGTTGATCAATCCCGATTGCTTCCTTTGGAAGGACTTAAAGCCTGTGTGGCGAACGATTCGTGTTCATCCCGGGGCTATAGAGCTGATTGGTGGAATTACTCACAAAGTCCTGATTTCGAAAACGGAGAGCAAGCGGGAGACTGGCTGGAAGTTTCAGCTTTCTACGAAAAACAATTCGAAATAAAAAAGCAACTTAATAAGGCGTACTCAAATCCAGCCGTTCGTTCTAGTTCTGCGAAATACGCCGTGCTTCGCGAGGCCGACTTTCTTCATGGTCAGGCACGACAAGCCTATATCCAATCACGTCGCGAGGAAGCGGAAGCTTTGCAAAGAGGTGCAAAGGAACTGGCTTTTTTTCTTACGGACGTCGGGATCAGTGTTTCCCCGTTAGGTTGGGCTAAAGATGCTTATGAACTTATAACAGGAACGCGTTTGCTTGATGGAAAAAAACTTACCGATGGAGAAAGACTTGCTGCCGGAATTGGAGTGATGATGCCGGGAGTAGCCGGATTGGCCTTTGCGGGAATGAAGATTATTGCGCGCAATCCTCTGACACGCCAGGGAATCAGTAAAGCCATCGTTGAAGTAGAAAAAATCGGGGAATTGTTGGGAGACTTGAAGCCGGTTCGGTTCAAAGAAGGCAGAAATACCGCCGAAGTCGCCATCATAGGCAGAGATATGAACTATGTTAAGGAAGCCGAGGGGCGACTGCAATCTGCCGGTTTGAAAACAAGGACGTTCACTCCTTCAACGGCGGCAAAAGATGACTTGGCTGCCGACTTTGCTAGAAACGGAAATAAATTAGTGGGATATGATGACGTCCCGGCCACACAAGTTTATAAAGAAGATATGGCGTGGACTGATAAAGTCCTGCAGGATGATATTTCCGTTGTGGATATCGGAAATCCTTCTCACAAAAAAGAAGCAAGCCGATTTTATGATGATGAGGTTAGAAAAATCTTTGGGGTTAAAAAATGA
- a CDS encoding response regulator, translated as MEKTKLLIVDDHHENILFLSHLISGEDIQVLSAKSAEEALSLLMNHDFALALMDVQMPGMNGFELARLVRALKKTRHLPMILMTSRQQDRSVLFEGYDTGAVDFLFKPLDPHAVRSKVRTFVLLDQQRRLLNKQVEEMEFLKKKAEEANIAKSHFLANISHEIRTPLGAVLGFADILSQDKLSDSERNEFLAVIRRNGELLLRLIDDILDLTKIEAQRLEFEKKEFSLQDLLKDVEASLGFRATEKGISLHVQSCDKNLTFVSDPLRIKQILFNVIGNAIKFTSKGQVDVQVRVQDAVSERESCEARRVTFTVRDTGAGLTVDEVQKLFKPFAQADVSTARRFGGTGLGLVISQQLAQKLGGDLKLISSEVQVGSVFEITLVLDTVDGAPRGRIPVASRGDLIPHSLEDKVILIVDDVSDNRLLIDRYLRPHKVRLLQAGSGVEALEVVCESHVDLILMDIQMPLMDGYEAVERIRKLGYEGPIVALTAHAMREETMRCIKAGFDAVLTKPTRRQELVAVIQSWLAEEPVGHQSRQPELLQ; from the coding sequence ATGGAGAAAACCAAGCTACTCATCGTGGACGATCATCATGAGAACATTTTATTTCTGTCTCACCTGATTTCAGGAGAAGACATTCAAGTTCTTTCAGCAAAAAGTGCTGAGGAAGCTCTGTCGCTATTGATGAATCATGACTTTGCACTGGCTTTGATGGATGTGCAAATGCCGGGAATGAACGGCTTTGAGCTGGCACGACTGGTTCGTGCTTTAAAAAAGACCCGCCATCTTCCAATGATTCTGATGACCTCGCGTCAGCAAGATCGCTCCGTTCTTTTTGAAGGATACGATACGGGCGCTGTGGATTTTTTATTTAAGCCTTTAGATCCTCACGCTGTTCGCAGCAAGGTTCGCACGTTTGTACTTCTAGATCAGCAACGTCGTCTTTTGAATAAGCAAGTTGAAGAGATGGAGTTCTTAAAGAAAAAGGCTGAAGAGGCCAACATCGCCAAAAGCCACTTCCTAGCAAATATCTCTCACGAAATTCGTACACCATTGGGTGCGGTCTTGGGATTTGCCGATATTTTGTCTCAAGATAAATTAAGTGACTCGGAAAGAAATGAGTTCTTAGCGGTCATTCGTCGCAATGGAGAGCTTTTGCTTCGTCTTATTGACGATATCTTGGATCTTACAAAGATCGAAGCGCAGCGTTTGGAATTTGAAAAGAAAGAATTTTCTTTGCAGGATCTTTTGAAGGATGTTGAAGCAAGTTTGGGATTTCGTGCGACCGAAAAAGGCATTTCTTTACATGTTCAATCCTGTGATAAAAATCTGACTTTCGTGTCAGATCCACTGCGTATTAAGCAAATTCTTTTCAACGTCATCGGCAATGCCATTAAGTTTACCTCAAAGGGGCAAGTCGATGTTCAGGTGCGCGTTCAAGATGCGGTCTCTGAACGTGAATCCTGTGAAGCTCGTCGCGTGACTTTCACCGTGCGTGACACTGGTGCAGGGCTAACCGTGGATGAAGTTCAAAAACTGTTTAAGCCTTTTGCTCAGGCGGATGTCTCAACGGCAAGAAGGTTTGGCGGAACGGGTTTGGGTTTGGTGATCTCTCAACAATTAGCGCAGAAGTTGGGCGGGGATCTGAAGCTGATTTCTTCTGAGGTTCAGGTCGGTTCTGTTTTTGAAATCACTCTTGTCTTGGATACAGTCGATGGAGCGCCTCGAGGGCGCATACCCGTGGCGTCGCGCGGGGATCTCATCCCTCACTCTTTAGAAGATAAAGTGATTTTGATTGTGGATGATGTCAGCGATAACAGACTTTTGATTGATCGCTATCTTCGTCCCCACAAAGTCCGTTTGCTTCAAGCCGGAAGCGGTGTGGAAGCTTTAGAAGTTGTTTGTGAATCTCACGTGGACTTAATTCTCATGGACATACAAATGCCGTTAATGGATGGCTATGAAGCCGTCGAACGCATTCGTAAGCTGGGTTACGAAGGGCCTATTGTCGCTCTCACAGCTCACGCAATGAGAGAAGAAACCATGAGATGTATCAAAGCCGGCTTCGACGCTGTCTTAACAAAACCGACTCGTCGCCAAGAACTGGTGGCGGTGATTCAATCTTGGCTAGCGGAAGAACCCGTGGGCCATCAATCTCGTCAACCCGAGCTTTTGCAGTAA
- a CDS encoding YihY/virulence factor BrkB family protein encodes MKMKMMPFIHRLHSDRFLDKLGNDKILDLAAALSYYTALSLAPLLILMITFVSFLGMEFKTEMISEIENLVGSQASQAIKAIAMNADKTPTIRDWAGLVGVITLLFSAGAIFGQLRESLNVIFEVKDPTPEEQDEGLLKTSWAFIKKKIFSMGMVLAFVFISMVSLVISSVISLVLSGAAAIIGQIANFLISLLIFTLLFAAIYFFLPQKKMRAAETLTGGLITAILFSIGKTLIGLYLGQSAVGSLYGAAGSLIVLLMWVYYSSIIIFIGAEIANEIHKVDDEEASTLTKTRG; translated from the coding sequence ATGAAAATGAAGATGATGCCTTTCATTCATCGGCTGCACAGCGATCGTTTTTTAGACAAACTTGGAAACGATAAGATCCTGGATCTTGCGGCGGCTCTTTCTTATTACACCGCTCTTTCTTTAGCTCCTCTTCTGATACTCATGATCACCTTCGTATCCTTTCTGGGTATGGAGTTTAAAACCGAGATGATCAGTGAAATCGAAAATCTTGTGGGCTCGCAAGCCAGTCAGGCTATCAAAGCGATTGCGATGAACGCCGACAAAACTCCCACAATCAGAGACTGGGCCGGCTTAGTCGGTGTCATCACTCTGCTTTTTTCTGCAGGGGCTATTTTTGGTCAGCTGCGCGAATCATTAAATGTGATCTTCGAAGTCAAAGACCCAACACCTGAAGAGCAGGATGAAGGTCTCTTAAAAACTTCATGGGCTTTTATTAAGAAAAAAATATTCAGCATGGGAATGGTGCTCGCTTTCGTATTTATTTCGATGGTGTCCTTGGTGATTTCGTCGGTGATTTCACTCGTACTTAGTGGGGCTGCCGCCATTATTGGTCAGATCGCAAATTTCCTTATTTCGCTCTTAATTTTCACTCTGCTTTTTGCCGCAATCTATTTCTTTCTGCCTCAAAAAAAAATGCGTGCGGCCGAGACTTTGACTGGCGGCTTGATCACCGCCATTCTTTTTTCAATAGGCAAAACCCTGATCGGTCTTTACTTGGGACAAAGCGCCGTGGGTTCCTTGTACGGCGCCGCAGGATCCTTGATTGTTCTTCTTATGTGGGTCTATTACTCCTCGATCATCATTTTCATTGGAGCAGAAATCGCCAATGAGATTCATAAAGTCGATGACGAAGAGGCTTCGACTTTGACAAAAACCCGCGGCTAA